The following proteins are encoded in a genomic region of Microscilla marina ATCC 23134:
- a CDS encoding OmpA family protein: MKKSVLITCCICSLLWASCTKKAKFLKGAAKITKDTVVVVTESHRHTIVETKKNRIYTFARDTINTVDLLKTTKIVSKTATHIYTIAITEKEGKEIKRDTVSIVILDDDADGVPNFEDKCPKKKGSYANKGCPENSTPPVLKNSLSQALAKYTKGLLFPSGSPQINSGTYTQLNAIVKLLKKYPKARLLIEGHTDSVGNTQKNKALSLKRASFVQAYFVRQGIAAHRLKVIGKGATTPIASNDTAVGRSKNRRIEVRLIE; this comes from the coding sequence ATGAAAAAATCTGTGTTAATCACTTGTTGTATATGCTCATTGCTTTGGGCAAGTTGTACCAAAAAAGCCAAGTTTTTGAAAGGAGCTGCTAAAATTACTAAAGACACTGTGGTAGTGGTGACGGAGTCGCACCGACATACTATTGTAGAAACGAAAAAAAACCGTATTTATACTTTTGCCCGTGATACCATCAATACAGTAGACTTGTTGAAAACCACAAAGATAGTGAGTAAAACCGCTACCCATATATACACCATTGCTATTACCGAAAAGGAGGGCAAAGAAATAAAGAGAGATACTGTAAGTATTGTTATTTTGGACGATGACGCGGATGGGGTTCCCAATTTTGAGGACAAATGCCCAAAAAAGAAAGGAAGTTATGCCAACAAAGGCTGCCCGGAAAATAGTACCCCTCCTGTCCTGAAAAACAGCCTCAGCCAAGCACTGGCAAAGTATACCAAGGGTTTATTGTTTCCATCTGGTAGCCCTCAAATCAACTCTGGCACTTATACCCAGCTCAATGCCATTGTAAAGTTGCTAAAGAAATACCCCAAAGCACGCCTCTTGATAGAAGGTCATACTGACAGCGTAGGAAATACACAAAAAAACAAGGCGTTGTCACTCAAAAGGGCCAGTTTTGTTCAGGCCTATTTTGTCCGCCAGGGCATTGCGGCACACCGTCTAAAAGTAATAGGCAAAGGGGCTACGACACCTATAGCCAGCAACGATACCGCCGTTGGAAGGAGCAAAAATCGTAGAATTGAGGTTCGTTTGATAGAGTAG
- a CDS encoding CHAT domain-containing tetratricopeptide repeat protein: MRKLSILLLLIIAVFSNVERLGAQNASALLLVKQARQLANKAKYNQAIIYLKKAGVNFNKTKHWKLYIDCQNKIGEYLVRQGQLDEALKVCSSTQIYLKNQSAQALTQQGGVLNVIGEIYLNKGQNDQALESFQKALNIYTRQQFDAGKAHCYNNLGLVYWNTGNRALALEYHQKALTLRKSLYSAQHSEVAASYNNIGLIYSQNKPKEAYQYYEKALDIYKKEKQPIKVANTYNNMAIIKQRERNFLEALDFFDEVLAIRKKVYNDQHPNVAFVYTNIGQVYADQENLPKALEYQQKALDIYKKNFGEKHPELASVYNLMGAIHTKQSNYRTALNTYQKALRANVPDFNSADVLTNPEINQYYNADILINSLLLKAQTFEALHFGKSLRFRDLKMALQTLELCDDLLEKVRRLRTNQSDKIALGKIGSEIYEDGIRISMAMSEVSLRKKHYFQKAFYFAEKSKSAVLLDAITDTDAKQFAGIPPKLLAQEKQLKADISYYEQQLAAGLETAKEKVFREKLFAFNRQYDVFTKQLETNYPDYYNLKFNTLTVSVPQIQLTLDNESAMILYFIGQKTQRLYYFYISKRKFKALDLPLMERFDKHIISMRNRLYFKRRIDKTGLKLYKQLFPQKISRKIKKLILIPDGFMSTLPFEALITSKVTPETSLRNYPYLIKKVGVSYSYSATLFLQSKDPISASATSKDILLMAPVSFKKQSNLPATEREVNQIQALFAKKNGKTRLYLKTEAREEQIKSSELKNYRYVHLATHGVVNEQYPELSRVLLSKGNKDDGALYFGEIFNLELSANLVTLSACETGLGKLSKGEGIIGLSRALLYAGAKSVLVSLWSVADESTSQLMINFYDYLLAGKTKHEALRQAKLRLISEGKDYQGNPIPPFYWAPFVLIGK, encoded by the coding sequence ATGAGAAAACTTTCTATTCTTTTACTCTTGATCATTGCTGTGTTTAGCAATGTTGAACGCCTTGGGGCACAAAATGCCAGCGCATTGCTATTGGTAAAGCAAGCCCGACAACTAGCGAATAAGGCAAAATATAACCAGGCCATCATTTACTTAAAAAAAGCGGGTGTAAATTTTAATAAAACAAAACACTGGAAATTATACATTGATTGCCAAAATAAAATAGGTGAATATCTGGTACGCCAGGGGCAGCTTGACGAAGCCCTGAAGGTATGTAGCAGCACCCAAATATACCTTAAAAATCAATCGGCTCAAGCACTGACACAACAAGGTGGAGTACTCAATGTGATCGGGGAAATATACCTGAACAAAGGGCAAAATGACCAGGCACTTGAAAGCTTTCAAAAAGCCTTGAATATTTATACCCGCCAGCAGTTTGACGCAGGTAAAGCACACTGCTATAATAACCTGGGGTTGGTATATTGGAACACGGGCAACCGGGCACTTGCGCTTGAATACCATCAAAAAGCCTTGACACTACGCAAGTCGCTTTATAGTGCCCAACACAGCGAGGTAGCGGCATCTTACAATAATATAGGATTGATTTACAGCCAAAACAAACCCAAAGAGGCCTACCAATATTATGAAAAAGCCCTTGATATTTACAAGAAAGAAAAACAGCCTATAAAGGTTGCCAATACTTATAACAATATGGCCATTATCAAGCAACGGGAGAGAAACTTTTTAGAAGCCCTTGATTTCTTCGATGAGGTACTCGCGATTCGCAAAAAGGTGTACAATGACCAACACCCTAATGTGGCTTTTGTGTATACCAATATAGGGCAGGTATACGCCGATCAGGAGAACTTGCCTAAAGCACTGGAATATCAGCAAAAAGCGTTGGACATTTACAAAAAAAACTTTGGCGAAAAGCACCCCGAACTCGCCAGTGTTTACAACCTGATGGGTGCCATACACACCAAGCAAAGCAACTACCGCACTGCACTCAATACCTATCAAAAAGCACTCAGGGCTAATGTACCAGATTTTAACAGTGCCGATGTACTGACCAACCCTGAGATTAACCAATATTATAATGCAGATATACTGATAAACTCGCTGTTGCTCAAAGCACAAACTTTTGAAGCACTCCATTTTGGCAAAAGCCTGAGGTTTAGAGATTTAAAAATGGCATTGCAAACCCTGGAGCTGTGCGACGACTTGTTAGAGAAAGTAAGGAGGTTGCGTACCAACCAAAGTGATAAGATTGCCTTGGGGAAAATTGGCAGCGAAATTTATGAAGATGGCATTCGCATCAGTATGGCAATGAGTGAAGTGTCATTGCGTAAAAAACATTACTTTCAAAAGGCGTTTTATTTTGCCGAAAAAAGCAAGTCGGCAGTATTACTTGACGCTATTACAGATACTGACGCCAAACAGTTTGCTGGCATTCCTCCCAAGCTACTTGCTCAGGAGAAACAACTCAAAGCCGACATATCTTATTATGAACAGCAGCTTGCTGCAGGGCTGGAGACTGCTAAAGAGAAGGTTTTTAGAGAAAAACTATTTGCATTCAATCGCCAATATGATGTTTTTACCAAACAGTTAGAAACCAATTACCCTGATTATTACAACCTAAAATTTAATACTTTGACCGTGTCGGTGCCACAAATACAACTAACCCTAGACAATGAATCGGCAATGATACTTTACTTTATAGGGCAAAAAACCCAACGCCTGTACTACTTTTACATAAGCAAGCGCAAGTTTAAAGCACTGGATTTACCGCTCATGGAGAGGTTTGACAAGCACATTATTTCAATGCGTAACAGATTGTACTTTAAACGAAGGATTGACAAAACAGGGCTCAAGCTGTACAAGCAGTTGTTTCCCCAAAAGATTTCACGCAAAATCAAAAAGCTTATTCTTATTCCTGATGGTTTCATGAGTACGCTTCCCTTTGAGGCACTGATTACCTCGAAGGTAACTCCGGAAACCTCATTGCGCAACTACCCTTATTTGATCAAAAAGGTAGGGGTTAGCTATAGTTATTCTGCTACCTTGTTTTTGCAAAGTAAAGACCCCATAAGTGCGTCAGCTACTTCTAAAGACATTTTGTTGATGGCACCCGTCAGTTTCAAAAAACAGAGTAATTTACCCGCTACCGAGCGGGAAGTAAATCAAATACAAGCGCTTTTTGCCAAAAAAAATGGAAAAACACGATTATACCTTAAAACAGAGGCACGAGAGGAACAAATAAAATCATCTGAGTTGAAAAACTACCGCTATGTGCACCTGGCTACCCACGGAGTAGTAAACGAACAATATCCGGAGCTCTCCAGGGTGTTGTTGTCTAAGGGGAATAAAGACGATGGTGCACTCTATTTTGGCGAAATATTTAACCTGGAACTCAGTGCAAACCTGGTAACCCTATCAGCTTGCGAAACCGGGCTGGGTAAACTTTCTAAAGGAGAAGGAATTATAGGGTTGAGTCGAGCATTGCTGTATGCAGGAGCTAAGAGTGTACTGGTATCGCTTTGGTCGGTAGCTGACGAGTCTACCTCACAATTGATGATCAATTTTTATGATTATTTACTGGCCGGCAAAACTAAGCACGAGGCATTGCGTCAAGCAAAGCTACGACTAATTAGTGAAGGGAAGGACTACCAAGGCAATCCTATTCCACCTTTTTACTGGGCTCCTTTTGTATTAATTGGGAAATAA